A region from the Lentimonas sp. CC4 genome encodes:
- a CDS encoding aldose epimerase family protein, producing MSIVTKPFGTLPTGEAVNLFTLTNKNGLSAKVTNYGGILVALNVPDRAGKFADVVLGKDTLEGYVAGHPHFGATTGRVAGRISDATFTLEGKTYPLEANNGANALHGGLNGYDKLVWTAETINDHGVDKLRLSITDPDGSNGFPGTVECTVTYALLDDNTLEIAYTASTDKTTPFNITNHSYFNLKGSGKGDVLGHEMQIFADSVATVDENSTLIGRRDPVVAGFNDYREPVLLSTLELCVGNADIHFFLDNGRTKLPKSAAIVREPESGRVMEVFTTEPGVQFYAGLSLSDGAPEIGKGGAIHEPMTGFCLETQDYADSVTFPEMGGAILTPDESFSSTTLFRFRTQ from the coding sequence ATGAGTATTGTAACTAAGCCATTCGGCACATTACCAACAGGTGAAGCGGTTAACCTCTTCACACTTACTAATAAAAACGGCCTCTCCGCTAAAGTCACCAATTACGGTGGTATTTTGGTCGCACTCAACGTGCCAGACCGCGCGGGCAAATTTGCCGACGTAGTGCTGGGCAAAGACACACTCGAGGGGTATGTCGCTGGCCACCCACATTTCGGCGCCACGACAGGACGCGTCGCCGGTCGCATCTCTGATGCCACCTTTACACTGGAGGGTAAAACCTACCCGCTGGAGGCCAACAACGGGGCAAACGCACTGCATGGCGGGCTCAATGGCTACGACAAACTCGTCTGGACTGCCGAAACGATCAACGACCACGGCGTCGACAAGCTGCGCCTCTCGATCACCGATCCCGATGGCAGCAACGGCTTCCCCGGCACGGTCGAGTGCACTGTCACTTACGCATTGCTCGACGATAACACGCTCGAAATCGCTTATACTGCATCGACCGACAAGACCACGCCATTCAACATAACAAATCACTCGTATTTCAACCTCAAAGGCTCCGGTAAGGGCGACGTCCTTGGCCATGAAATGCAGATTTTTGCAGACTCCGTCGCAACGGTTGATGAAAATTCCACACTGATCGGTCGTCGTGATCCTGTAGTCGCTGGTTTCAACGATTATCGTGAGCCAGTGCTCCTCAGCACACTCGAACTGTGCGTCGGCAACGCAGACATCCATTTCTTCTTAGACAACGGCCGCACCAAGCTGCCAAAGTCCGCTGCAATCGTCCGCGAACCAGAGTCAGGCCGCGTGATGGAAGTCTTCACCACTGAGCCAGGCGTGCAATTCTACGCTGGCCTCAGCCTATCAGACGGTGCTCCTGAAATCGGTAAAGGCGGCGCGATTCACGAACCAATGACTGGATTTTGCCTTGAAACTCAAGACTACGCGGACAGCGTCACCTTCCCAGAAATGGGCGGCGCGATCCTCACGCCCGACGAGTCATTCAGCTCCACCACACTCTTCCGTTTTAGAACGCAATAG
- a CDS encoding endo-1,4-beta-xylanase, whose protein sequence is MYSLIRPTITALLLACGSALHAEITTLAELEAAFPAAQCTNHNADLQRIAESIKDDAMLCTVSSVEGLEFKNCLTIDVRQPSDTPYYPSVTFTQDFEWKKGDVGMVAFYARSVSSESAIGANGMLMQFKPESDHWAAYYLKDMCLDTDWQLVMAPFEVGFDGVNTSLNLFFGSIEPQVLELAAVTVYKYNDEVSLAELPRSKIIYPGQDADAAWRAAAAERIEQHRKAQLSLKLVDAHGKPVKNAQVRVEMTRHAFGFGAAISTERLASPKVPADQRASYAEILKRTCNRITPENAMKWRLHEHMKYNVPAMLDWAKANNIEVRGHLFVWPGFERLPDGYNLYKEDPEAFRQDIIDHIYEFANLFPDSFTEWDVMNEPYTEHDFMDLLGKDVVLDWFKAARDANPNYTNYINDYGILSDRDQKHQDVYFDWIQYLVDNDAEIDGIGFQGHYKSPTPPQLIWERLERFAALGLPMQITEYDFDHPDEDLQAQFTEDFMTIVFSHPQMTSLVTWTFLENTFRPDGAFYNKDFTPRKVGLVWERLINETWKTDERHASDKNGELSLSAFKGDYRITIEHDGKTSEHTVELDQETELELLIP, encoded by the coding sequence ATGTATTCATTGATACGCCCGACCATCACAGCCTTACTACTTGCCTGCGGTAGTGCACTACACGCAGAGATTACTACGCTTGCAGAACTTGAGGCGGCATTTCCTGCAGCACAGTGCACCAACCATAACGCAGATCTGCAACGTATCGCGGAGTCGATCAAAGACGATGCAATGCTTTGCACCGTTTCCTCAGTCGAGGGACTCGAATTTAAAAACTGTCTAACCATCGATGTTCGCCAGCCGAGTGACACGCCTTACTATCCGTCGGTCACATTTACGCAGGATTTCGAATGGAAAAAGGGCGACGTCGGTATGGTGGCATTTTATGCACGGTCGGTTTCGAGCGAAAGTGCGATTGGAGCGAATGGTATGTTGATGCAGTTTAAACCTGAGAGTGACCACTGGGCGGCATATTACTTGAAAGATATGTGTTTAGACACTGACTGGCAGCTCGTGATGGCTCCATTCGAGGTTGGGTTTGATGGCGTCAACACGTCGCTAAACCTCTTCTTTGGTAGCATTGAGCCACAGGTGCTCGAACTAGCGGCAGTCACAGTCTATAAGTATAACGACGAAGTAAGCCTAGCAGAGTTGCCCCGATCGAAGATCATCTACCCAGGGCAAGACGCCGACGCAGCGTGGCGTGCCGCTGCAGCCGAGCGTATCGAGCAACACCGAAAAGCACAACTCTCGCTGAAACTAGTAGATGCCCATGGCAAACCCGTTAAAAACGCACAGGTCCGTGTTGAGATGACACGTCATGCGTTTGGATTCGGTGCCGCGATCTCGACCGAGCGCTTAGCCTCGCCGAAAGTTCCGGCCGATCAACGTGCGAGTTATGCAGAGATTTTAAAACGCACCTGCAATCGAATCACGCCAGAGAACGCGATGAAGTGGCGACTGCACGAGCACATGAAGTATAACGTGCCAGCGATGCTGGATTGGGCCAAGGCCAACAACATCGAGGTGCGCGGCCACTTATTCGTATGGCCTGGCTTTGAGCGCCTCCCTGATGGTTACAATCTCTATAAGGAGGACCCCGAGGCCTTTCGTCAGGATATCATCGACCACATTTATGAATTCGCGAATCTCTTCCCCGACTCCTTCACCGAGTGGGACGTGATGAATGAGCCCTATACCGAGCATGACTTCATGGATCTGCTGGGCAAAGACGTCGTGCTAGATTGGTTCAAAGCCGCGCGCGATGCGAATCCAAACTATACAAACTACATTAACGATTATGGCATTCTATCGGATCGCGATCAAAAGCATCAGGATGTCTATTTCGACTGGATTCAATACCTCGTCGACAATGATGCCGAGATCGATGGCATCGGATTTCAAGGTCATTACAAGAGCCCCACACCGCCCCAACTAATCTGGGAGCGTCTGGAACGCTTTGCAGCGCTCGGCCTGCCGATGCAGATCACGGAATACGACTTCGATCATCCGGACGAAGATCTACAGGCGCAGTTCACCGAAGACTTCATGACCATTGTCTTCAGCCACCCGCAGATGACTAGCCTCGTCACCTGGACATTTTTGGAGAACACGTTCCGCCCGGACGGTGCCTTTTATAATAAGGACTTCACGCCGCGCAAAGTCGGCTTGGTCTGGGAACGCTTGATCAATGAAACCTGGAAGACCGATGAGAGACACGCTTCAGATAAGAACGGCGAACTGTCACTCAGCGCCTTCAAGGGCGACTACCGAATTACCATCGAACACGATGGAAAAACCAGCGAGCACACGGTTGAGCTGGATCAGGAAACTGAGCTGGAATTGTTAATTCCATAG
- a CDS encoding SulP family inorganic anion transporter, protein MTKNKYFQEWFSNPRRDVIAGTVVALALIPESLAFAIIAGVDPKVTLYASFCIAITIAFVGGRPGMISAATGAIALLIGSLVANHGVQYLLAATLLTGVLQILCGVFKLADLMRFVSKSVVTGFVNALAILYFITQAKEFVGQGWIMYAMVAGGLVIIYGFPRLTTAVPSPLICIIVLTTVSITMGLDTTLKTVGEMGELPTSLPSFLFPDIPWNWETFMIVLPYAIPMTVVGLLESLMTAGILDDFTDTESDKNRECKGQGISNLVAGFFGGMGGCAMIGQSVINVKSGGRGRLSTAASGIVLLILIFVLGDLVNQIPIAALVAVMLMVSFGTFNWSSIKGLRDNHRTSSVVMIATVAAVVFTHNLAIGVGIGVVLSALFFAYKVSRLLDIKSELDVSKKGRKYIVTGQLFFVSADRFADAFDFREVLDTITIDVTHAHFWDLSAVGALDRVVLKFRREGTEVDIVGMNEASKTLVLKIATHDKPGAMDEAGGH, encoded by the coding sequence ATGACAAAGAACAAATATTTCCAAGAGTGGTTTTCGAATCCGCGCCGCGATGTGATCGCTGGCACAGTCGTTGCCCTTGCACTCATCCCTGAGTCCCTCGCATTTGCCATCATTGCTGGAGTGGACCCCAAGGTTACACTCTACGCATCGTTCTGTATCGCGATCACCATTGCATTTGTAGGTGGACGTCCGGGTATGATTTCCGCGGCAACTGGCGCGATTGCGTTGTTGATTGGCTCACTAGTCGCCAACCATGGCGTGCAGTATCTACTGGCCGCGACACTGTTGACTGGGGTGCTGCAGATATTGTGTGGCGTCTTTAAATTAGCGGACCTGATGCGCTTCGTCTCAAAATCGGTGGTCACAGGCTTTGTCAATGCGCTCGCCATCCTCTATTTCATCACCCAAGCCAAAGAGTTCGTAGGTCAGGGCTGGATAATGTATGCGATGGTCGCCGGCGGGCTAGTCATCATTTACGGGTTCCCGCGCTTAACAACCGCAGTGCCATCGCCACTGATTTGCATCATCGTATTAACTACGGTTTCGATCACAATGGGGCTCGATACGACCCTTAAAACTGTCGGCGAAATGGGAGAACTGCCGACTTCACTCCCGTCTTTCCTCTTTCCTGATATCCCGTGGAACTGGGAAACGTTCATGATTGTGCTTCCCTACGCGATTCCAATGACAGTGGTCGGCCTGCTGGAGTCACTCATGACTGCGGGTATTTTGGACGACTTTACCGATACCGAAAGTGACAAGAACCGCGAATGTAAGGGCCAAGGTATTTCCAACCTCGTAGCTGGATTTTTCGGTGGCATGGGTGGTTGCGCAATGATCGGGCAGTCCGTGATTAACGTCAAATCAGGTGGTCGTGGTCGTCTCTCGACTGCAGCTTCGGGCATCGTATTGCTAATTCTCATCTTTGTGCTGGGCGATTTGGTGAATCAAATTCCGATCGCCGCACTCGTGGCAGTCATGCTGATGGTTTCCTTCGGCACATTTAACTGGTCCTCGATCAAAGGCCTACGCGATAACCACCGCACCTCCAGTGTCGTGATGATAGCGACAGTGGCCGCAGTGGTCTTCACTCATAACTTGGCTATCGGTGTCGGAATCGGTGTGGTGCTCAGTGCTCTGTTCTTTGCCTACAAAGTTTCTCGACTGCTCGATATCAAATCTGAGCTCGATGTGTCGAAGAAAGGCCGTAAGTATATTGTCACAGGCCAATTGTTCTTCGTCTCGGCTGACAGGTTTGCCGATGCCTTTGATTTCCGTGAAGTTCTAGATACCATCACCATCGATGTGACGCACGCACACTTCTGGGATCTCTCCGCAGTGGGTGCCTTAGACCGAGTTGTCTTGAAATTCCGCCGAGAAGGCACTGAAGTGGACATTGTGGGTATGAATGAAGCCAGTAAAACACTCGTCCTAAAGATCGCCACCCACGATAAACCTGGTGCGATGGATGAAGCAGGAGGGCACTAA
- a CDS encoding ATP-binding cassette domain-containing protein, which produces MALLTYRNLTVSFGGPRLLDNAGITVEKRERICLIGRNGEGKSTLLRIIDGEIKPDAGEIEAIPGLRIGKLDQEVPSDLEGTVFDIVSAGLGPAAKVVAEYHRLVHEYDENHDEAIATRLDDLQEELDRTDGWSLEHKVENILNRVELDGDALFSSLSGGNKRRALLARALTAEPHILLLDEPTNHLDIPGIRWLEEFLRKADISLLFVSHDRAFIRRVANRIVDLDRGQLTSWSCDYDTYLQRKADLLAGEAKQQAVFDKKLAEEEVWIRKGIQARRTRNEGRVRSLQKMRVERAKRRNIIGTSSLSVNEGQLSGRKVITVDNISYDWGNKPLIQDFSTVIWRGDKIGIVGLNGSGKTTLLNLLLEKLQPQQGSVVAGTKLEVAYFDQHRAQLDEKLSVAENVSPAGDMVTINGRPRHVITYLQDFLFTPETARSPITKLSGGERARLLLARLFLQPANVLVLDEPTNDLDIETVELLEERLLDYEGTLLLVSHDRSFLDNVVTSTIALEGDGLVTEYNGGCEDWLEQFEARKAAEALAAKTPAPVAKPAAAPAPVAAPARKLTNKEREALKTLPGLIEKLEAEHTALSEKMATAEYYQDKSNDLTGDAAKLEKLEADTLEAYEQLEALEAE; this is translated from the coding sequence GTGGCTCTCCTCACTTACAGAAATCTTACCGTCTCCTTTGGCGGGCCACGCCTGCTCGACAACGCCGGAATCACCGTCGAGAAGCGCGAACGCATTTGCCTGATTGGCCGTAATGGTGAGGGTAAATCCACACTACTGCGCATCATCGACGGCGAGATCAAGCCCGACGCTGGTGAGATCGAAGCCATCCCAGGCCTACGCATTGGCAAGCTCGACCAAGAAGTTCCCTCAGATTTGGAAGGCACCGTGTTTGACATCGTCTCCGCAGGTCTCGGCCCTGCGGCCAAAGTCGTTGCCGAATACCACCGCCTCGTGCACGAATACGATGAGAACCACGACGAAGCCATTGCCACACGCCTGGATGACCTACAGGAAGAGCTCGACCGCACTGACGGTTGGTCGCTTGAGCACAAAGTCGAAAACATCCTCAACCGAGTCGAACTCGACGGCGATGCCCTATTCTCCTCCCTTTCAGGGGGCAACAAGCGCCGCGCCCTACTCGCTCGTGCGCTCACCGCCGAGCCACACATCCTGCTCCTTGACGAGCCTACCAATCATCTCGACATCCCCGGCATCCGTTGGCTGGAGGAATTCCTGCGCAAGGCCGACATTTCACTGCTCTTCGTCTCGCACGACCGTGCCTTCATCCGCCGCGTGGCCAACCGCATTGTCGATCTCGACCGCGGCCAACTCACTTCATGGAGCTGTGATTACGACACCTACCTCCAGCGCAAGGCCGACCTCCTTGCAGGTGAAGCCAAGCAACAAGCCGTCTTTGATAAAAAACTAGCCGAGGAGGAAGTCTGGATTCGCAAAGGCATCCAAGCGCGCCGCACTCGTAACGAAGGCCGCGTGCGCTCGCTGCAGAAAATGCGCGTCGAGCGCGCCAAGCGCCGTAACATCATCGGCACCTCCTCGCTCAGCGTCAACGAAGGCCAACTGTCCGGCCGCAAGGTCATCACCGTCGACAATATCAGCTACGATTGGGGCAACAAGCCACTCATTCAGGACTTCTCCACCGTCATTTGGCGTGGCGATAAGATCGGCATCGTCGGTCTCAACGGCTCAGGCAAAACCACACTGCTCAATCTGCTGCTCGAAAAGCTGCAGCCACAGCAAGGCTCCGTGGTGGCCGGCACCAAGCTCGAAGTCGCGTATTTCGACCAACACCGCGCTCAATTGGACGAAAAACTCTCGGTCGCAGAGAATGTGAGCCCCGCAGGCGATATGGTAACGATCAATGGTCGGCCTCGCCATGTCATCACCTATCTGCAGGACTTCCTGTTTACGCCGGAAACCGCACGCTCACCGATTACCAAGCTCTCGGGCGGTGAACGTGCCCGTCTCCTGCTCGCACGTCTCTTCCTGCAACCTGCCAACGTGCTGGTGCTCGATGAGCCGACCAATGACCTCGACATCGAAACCGTCGAGCTACTCGAAGAGCGCCTGCTGGACTACGAAGGCACCCTACTGCTCGTCAGTCACGACCGTAGTTTCCTCGATAACGTTGTCACCAGCACCATCGCCCTCGAAGGCGACGGCCTCGTCACCGAATATAACGGTGGTTGTGAAGACTGGCTGGAGCAATTCGAAGCGCGCAAGGCAGCGGAAGCACTCGCCGCCAAAACACCCGCCCCAGTCGCGAAACCCGCAGCCGCTCCAGCACCTGTCGCGGCCCCGGCTCGCAAGCTAACGAACAAAGAGCGTGAAGCCCTTAAGACATTGCCAGGACTGATTGAAAAACTCGAAGCCGAGCACACCGCACTCAGCGAGAAAATGGCCACCGCCGAATATTATCAGGACAAGAGCAACGACCTCACCGGCGATGCCGCAAAGCTGGAAAAGCTAGAGGCCGATACACTCGAAGCTTACGAGCAATTGGAAGCGTTAGAAGCGGAGTAG
- a CDS encoding universal stress protein, whose amino-acid sequence MPNILACTDGSIYAPSVYNHTAWAAAKMSASVHVLHMLNPHHENPVKADTSGSIGLGAKSALLKEIVELEATRAKLARKRGEAILEDATTQLTAAGVKEVVADQKHGRLSDSIDSYERDADLVVIGKRGNHADFAAGHIGHNLERVVRSCKHPVLVTSREFTKMESFVLAFDGGDSSKMAVEYAASHPLLKGMHCYLLYVGSGKAKIESALANAKNTLEAAGYEVTVEQRDGEPDKVIGDVVAQDHIDLLVMGAYGHSHIRHLIVGSTTTAMIRTVKIPVLLFR is encoded by the coding sequence ATGCCAAACATACTTGCTTGCACCGACGGCTCAATCTACGCACCCAGCGTTTACAATCACACAGCATGGGCTGCAGCAAAGATGTCTGCATCCGTTCACGTGCTGCACATGCTCAACCCGCACCACGAAAATCCAGTCAAGGCTGATACCAGCGGTAGCATTGGTTTGGGTGCAAAAAGTGCCTTGCTAAAGGAAATCGTCGAACTCGAAGCTACCCGCGCGAAACTTGCTCGCAAGCGTGGCGAAGCCATCCTCGAAGACGCAACGACACAGCTCACTGCAGCTGGCGTGAAGGAAGTCGTCGCCGATCAAAAACATGGACGGCTCAGCGATTCGATCGACAGCTACGAGCGCGACGCAGATCTCGTGGTGATCGGCAAACGCGGTAATCACGCTGACTTCGCAGCTGGACATATAGGCCACAATCTCGAGCGCGTGGTGCGTAGCTGCAAACATCCGGTCCTCGTGACCTCGCGTGAGTTCACCAAAATGGAGAGTTTCGTGCTAGCCTTCGATGGCGGTGACAGCTCGAAAATGGCGGTCGAGTATGCAGCAAGTCACCCTCTATTAAAGGGGATGCACTGCTATTTGCTCTATGTCGGCTCAGGCAAAGCGAAAATCGAATCGGCACTAGCGAACGCGAAGAACACTCTCGAAGCCGCTGGCTACGAAGTCACAGTCGAGCAGCGTGATGGCGAACCAGACAAAGTAATCGGCGATGTCGTCGCCCAAGATCACATCGATCTACTCGTCATGGGTGCCTACGGACACTCCCATATACGTCATCTAATCGTAGGTAGCACCACGACTGCTATGATCCGCACTGTTAAGATTCCCGTATTGCTCTTCCGCTAG
- a CDS encoding MerC domain-containing protein, with protein MPEENKRPKMKLSRAPEQLAAEEQARKANAEPEKPNAPLTLQHTEVSRTYVSTNADKIRIDDILEDAYSPEKKRARRASILRRIALTCAIALLFLVSAGLTYGYAHIYQQWPKLEPLSWYLPFVLSVALSVAALIKSYQFITRRRSSIALTITGLVIAAGLASWNLDILRVTSWSGDNLLGQGHWQPTNQTEMLIAYEINACRGIPPASFTAPSAASYKKMFRSMPRSQWQPYFKKYLTHEELQKTTPLNIDINMREVSSRMARLHAEQWADFEAVYKNPPFDFKVKQWALLPYSTILQQL; from the coding sequence ATGCCCGAAGAAAACAAGCGCCCCAAAATGAAGTTGTCTCGTGCTCCCGAGCAACTCGCAGCAGAGGAGCAGGCTCGAAAGGCGAATGCAGAACCAGAAAAGCCAAATGCCCCTTTAACGCTACAGCATACTGAAGTTTCTAGGACATACGTATCCACGAACGCGGATAAAATCCGTATCGATGACATCCTAGAAGATGCATATAGCCCTGAAAAAAAGCGTGCACGGCGAGCATCGATACTAAGACGTATCGCGCTTACCTGCGCCATAGCGCTGCTGTTCCTCGTTTCCGCAGGCTTAACCTATGGTTACGCCCATATTTATCAGCAATGGCCGAAGCTGGAGCCGCTCAGTTGGTATCTCCCCTTTGTTCTTTCTGTCGCGCTGTCTGTCGCTGCTTTAATTAAGTCGTATCAATTCATCACACGCAGGCGCAGTAGTATCGCCCTCACCATAACGGGGCTTGTAATTGCCGCAGGTCTTGCCTCTTGGAATCTTGATATTTTGCGCGTAACTAGCTGGAGCGGAGACAATTTGTTAGGCCAGGGTCATTGGCAACCCACCAACCAAACGGAAATGCTGATCGCCTACGAAATAAACGCATGCCGTGGCATCCCACCTGCAAGCTTCACTGCCCCGAGTGCAGCTTCATATAAAAAAATGTTTCGAAGCATGCCACGCTCACAGTGGCAGCCGTATTTCAAAAAATACCTAACTCACGAAGAACTGCAGAAAACAACGCCGCTTAATATCGATATTAATATGCGAGAAGTCTCATCTCGCATGGCGCGACTGCACGCAGAGCAATGGGCGGACTTCGAAGCAGTCTATAAGAACCCACCTTTCGATTTCAAAGTTAAGCAGTGGGCGCTATTGCCGTATAGCACCATCTTGCAACAGCTGTAA